CCCGCCAACGGCGGGCGGCCTTGACGGTGGGTGCAGGGGTCACCCCTGCCCATTGCGTAGTCGCGAAAAGATGCGCTGCGCAGATTTTCGCGTCTTCTCACTGCGGGTGCAGGGGCCGCAGCCCCTGCCGCCCACCGCGCAGGTGATTCTTCCTTCGTTCAGGGGTGCCCTAATTCAGCCTGACCCCGCCGGATTTCGCGTGCTACACATTCCCTATGGTCAACCGCCAGGATGTCCCGTACTCGCAGGTCTCGCCTGAAATCGGACGACCCCTGCTCGCGGCAGAAATAGTTTTTGACGGAACAAAGCTAGCCATAGAACGGAGCCGTCCCAAAACCACCACGGATGGTATGAATTGCTCTTTTCGGCCGTAATCGATCAGTCAGAATCGCGCCGCTCGCAGTCTCATCTTCGCGGCGGCGGCACATGCTGTTGACCTTCGATGCCCGCGTGACCGCGCGCAATCAGTTGCGCGATCTTGGGTACCAGCTCAGTTTGTCAGGTAGGCAAACTGAACCAGTACCGGCCATAGGCATGACGTTGCCGTTGCGATGCGCCCCTGATAAAGCGAAGCAAGGACGAAGGGGCAGGAATGTAGTGGAAGCGGGAATCCCAGGCGCGAATCAGCGTCATTTCGGCATTTCGGCCAAGCAGAAGCTCTATCAGTTTCTGTGCTCGCGACCGGCGGGCGCCGACGCTGGCGAGCTGGTCGGGCTGCTGCTGAGCGGAGTCGGCTCGGACCCTGAACTGGGCGCGCGAATTGTCCGCCAGCTACTCGACGGCGATCCAAATTTCATCTTCGACGCCGACACTGCCCTGTGGCGGCTTGCGCAGAGCGATCGCATCCGCGTTGGGCTCGATCAGGCCGAGTTCACAGTGGTCGATCTGGAAACCACCGGAGGACGCGCCGGTCCGGGCACGATCATCGAGATCGGCGCGTACCGGATGGTCGGGCGGCGGCTCACCGAATCTTTTTCGACCCTGGTCCGTCCCCACGGCGGCATCGTCCCGCGTTTTATCACGGGGCTGACGTCGATCACGACGGAGATGGTTCGCCAGGCGCCGCCGATCGAGGATGTGCTGCCCGCGTTTCGCGAGTTCATGGGGGAGCGGGTGATGGTCGCGCACAACGCGGCCTTCGATTTTGGATTTCTCGACTTCGAATATCGCCGCATCTTTGGAATTGGGCTGGGCAACCCGGTGCTATGCACGCTGCGGATGTCGCGCCGGTTCATGCCGTCGCTCAAGCGCCGCCGGCTCGATCTGCTCGCGGAGCATTTCGGGCTTTCGCTCGAAGGACGGCATCGCGGACTGGGCGACGCGCGGATGGCCGCGGAGCTGCTCTCGATTTTTCTCGAGATGGCGGCGCGGATGGGCATCACGCGGCTGGATCGCCTGCTCGACGACCATCATCGCGGACTTGCGGGGATGAGAATCGAACGTCATGTGCCGTCGGAGGAGATCGCGGCGATCCCGCATGCGCCCGGGGTTTACCTGATGCGCAATGAGCGCGGCGAGTTGCTGTATATCGGCAAGGCGCGGCGGCTCCGGGAGCGGGTGAGCTCATACTTCACGGCGTCGGTGAAAGCAAAGACCGCGGAGCTCGTCTCGCACGTTTACAAAATCGAGACGCGACCGGCGCGCTCGCCGCTCGAGGCGGCGCTCGACGAAGCGCGGCTCATCCGCGAGCTGAAACCACCGTACAACCGGATGCTGAAATCGGCGGCGCCCGCGTATTTCATCAAGCTCGACCTGATGGACGAGTTCCCGCGCGTGACGATCTCGACCAGGATGAGTGTGCGGCGCGGCGTGATGCATCTGGGGCCGTTCATCGGCCGCCGCAGCATCGAGCATTCGGTTCGCGCGCTGGCGAGAATCCTCGGCCTTCGCACCTGCGGCGGGAAGCTCAAGCCGAGCGAGGATTTTTCGCCGTGCATCTACGGCCAGATGGGGCATTGCACCGCGCCGTGCAACCTGAGCATCGACGCAGACAAGTACGCGGAGCGGGTTCGGCGCGCGGTTGGATTTCTGCGCGGGAGGAGCGGCCCGATCCTGGGTGAATTGGCCAGGGCGCGCGACGAGGCCGCGGCCGCGATGCGCTTTGAGGAGGCGGAGCGCTTTCGCCACCATCTCGAAGCGCTGACCACGCTGGCGCATCGCGCGACCCGCCTCAGCCAGGTGGTGACGGAAAACAACCTCGTGATCGTGACCGGCCAGGCGGCCGATCGCGCAGCGCACGTCGTGCTGTCGGGACGG
The DNA window shown above is from Candidatus Binatus sp. and carries:
- a CDS encoding exonuclease domain-containing protein, with protein sequence MEAGIPGANQRHFGISAKQKLYQFLCSRPAGADAGELVGLLLSGVGSDPELGARIVRQLLDGDPNFIFDADTALWRLAQSDRIRVGLDQAEFTVVDLETTGGRAGPGTIIEIGAYRMVGRRLTESFSTLVRPHGGIVPRFITGLTSITTEMVRQAPPIEDVLPAFREFMGERVMVAHNAAFDFGFLDFEYRRIFGIGLGNPVLCTLRMSRRFMPSLKRRRLDLLAEHFGLSLEGRHRGLGDARMAAELLSIFLEMAARMGITRLDRLLDDHHRGLAGMRIERHVPSEEIAAIPHAPGVYLMRNERGELLYIGKARRLRERVSSYFTASVKAKTAELVSHVYKIETRPARSPLEAALDEARLIRELKPPYNRMLKSAAPAYFIKLDLMDEFPRVTISTRMSVRRGVMHLGPFIGRRSIEHSVRALARILGLRTCGGKLKPSEDFSPCIYGQMGHCTAPCNLSIDADKYAERVRRAVGFLRGRSGPILGELARARDEAAAAMRFEEAERFRHHLEALTTLAHRATRLSQVVTENNLVIVTGQAADRAAHVVLSGRLAMTRHLEAGDAAGEVAAFVAGNYQRYKLKYVERGELEAMTIVARWLRERAPDEGRLVYLAGPQLDPAALAS